In Mucilaginibacter celer, one DNA window encodes the following:
- a CDS encoding response regulator transcription factor, with protein MKKILLVEDDANLGLLLQDYLQLKGKFDVVLCKDGEEGLRAFTKQAYDLLILDVMMPKKDGFTLGKDIRKINAQVPIIFATAKGMIEDKTQAFNLGGDDYITKPFRIEELLLRINALLKRTDNAGKKEEEKQTSFNIGKYTFDYTSQMIMIADTQQKLSTKEAELLRLLCMRKNEVLTREEALLNIWHDDNYFNGRSMDVFLSKIRKYLKDDPNVEIINVHGRGYKLLIN; from the coding sequence ATGAAAAAAATACTACTTGTTGAGGATGATGCCAACCTGGGTTTGTTATTGCAGGATTACCTGCAGTTGAAAGGAAAATTTGATGTGGTTTTGTGTAAGGATGGGGAAGAAGGCCTGCGCGCCTTTACCAAACAAGCATATGATTTGCTGATACTGGATGTGATGATGCCCAAAAAAGATGGCTTTACTCTTGGCAAGGATATCCGCAAAATTAACGCCCAGGTGCCTATTATTTTTGCTACAGCCAAAGGTATGATTGAAGATAAAACCCAGGCCTTTAATTTGGGTGGGGACGATTATATCACTAAACCATTCCGTATTGAAGAATTACTTCTCCGGATAAACGCGTTATTGAAGCGCACGGATAATGCGGGAAAAAAAGAAGAGGAAAAGCAAACCTCATTTAACATCGGCAAATACACTTTTGACTATACTTCGCAGATGATCATGATTGCCGATACCCAGCAAAAACTCTCAACCAAAGAAGCCGAATTGTTGCGCCTGCTTTGTATGCGCAAAAACGAAGTGCTTACCCGCGAAGAGGCCCTGCTAAATATCTGGCACGATGATAATTACTTTAACGGCCGCAGTATGGATGTGTTTTTAAGCAAGATCCGCAAATACCTTAAAGATGACCCGAACGTTGAGATCATTAACGTGCATGGCAGGGGTTATAAGCTGTTGATTAATTAA
- a CDS encoding DUF6036 family nucleotidyltransferase, producing the protein MGNIFNQDFRDFIHELNEGGVRYILIGGYSVILHGHSRSTGDMDIWIDRTIENYKKLKLAFSRFGMPIFDMTEEKFMSPEIEVFTYGRPPTSIDVMTTALGLDFDTCFENAIYFEEDGLSIRTIHLNDLISAKKASGRHKDLDDLDNLIK; encoded by the coding sequence ATGGGCAATATTTTCAATCAGGATTTTCGGGACTTCATACATGAATTGAATGAAGGAGGTGTGAGATATATTTTGATAGGAGGCTACTCTGTTATTTTACACGGACATTCGAGAAGTACTGGTGATATGGATATCTGGATCGACAGGACTATTGAGAATTACAAGAAGTTAAAACTTGCATTTAGCAGATTTGGGATGCCAATTTTTGATATGACCGAAGAGAAATTCATGTCTCCGGAAATTGAAGTGTTTACTTATGGTAGGCCCCCTACATCCATTGATGTGATGACTACAGCATTGGGACTTGATTTTGATACCTGTTTTGAAAATGCCATCTATTTTGAAGAAGACGGTTTATCAATAAGGACAATACATCTAAACGATTTAATCAGCGCAAAAAAGGCATCTGGAAGACACAAAGACTTGGATGATCTTGACAACCTTATAAAGTAA
- a CDS encoding M20/M25/M40 family metallo-hydrolase, giving the protein MKLKLLFSCFIAAGIAVPALAQEPVDAAMVQKIREEGLNHSKVMETAFYLTDVSGPRLANSPGLIRAQKWAVNQLKTWGMSNARLESWGKFGKGWEVQKNYAAITVPYYHAIIAIPKAWTPGTNGLIKGDVMILKADSAVELEQYKGKLAGKIVIFDTKAPTERTWKIDAARYTDEELAEMANAKATPAGPRRNAPDPNAAQMASFRKLRAFRTALSQFLVDEKVGLILSQGRGTDGTVFTTNGASYADTAKAVAPELETSSEDYQRILRLLKGGQPVQLEAEIKTQFITDDLQGYDVVAEIPGTDKKLKNQVVMIGGHLDSWHAATGATDNAAGSAVMLEAMRILKAINFKPKRTIRIALWSSEEQGLFGSRGYVANHFGDPKTMELKPEQAKLSAYYNLDNGTGKIRGVYLQGDSAAAPIFKAWLEPFKDLGATTLTIRNTGGTDHLSFDAVGIPGFQFIQDAIDYGTRTHHSNQDTYDRLIEDDLKQAATIVASFVYHTSQRAEMIPRKELPKPQPAR; this is encoded by the coding sequence ATGAAGTTAAAACTACTTTTTTCGTGTTTTATTGCAGCCGGTATTGCAGTACCGGCATTAGCCCAGGAGCCCGTTGATGCGGCCATGGTGCAAAAGATAAGGGAGGAAGGCCTGAACCATTCAAAGGTAATGGAAACGGCCTTTTACCTTACTGATGTTTCGGGTCCGCGCCTGGCAAACTCGCCGGGTTTAATCCGTGCGCAGAAATGGGCTGTTAACCAGCTTAAAACCTGGGGCATGAGCAATGCCAGGCTGGAAAGCTGGGGCAAATTTGGTAAAGGTTGGGAAGTGCAGAAAAACTACGCCGCCATTACCGTTCCGTATTATCACGCTATTATCGCTATTCCTAAAGCCTGGACACCTGGTACCAATGGCTTAATTAAAGGCGACGTGATGATTTTAAAAGCCGATTCGGCTGTCGAGTTGGAGCAGTATAAAGGCAAGCTGGCCGGTAAAATTGTAATATTTGATACCAAAGCCCCAACCGAACGCACCTGGAAGATTGATGCAGCCCGCTACACCGACGAAGAGCTTGCAGAAATGGCTAATGCCAAAGCTACACCGGCCGGTCCGCGGCGCAATGCTCCTGATCCTAACGCTGCACAAATGGCATCATTCCGTAAGTTACGCGCTTTCAGAACTGCTTTAAGCCAGTTTTTGGTTGACGAAAAAGTAGGCCTGATATTAAGCCAGGGCCGCGGCACTGATGGCACGGTGTTTACAACCAACGGCGCGTCGTACGCTGATACAGCCAAAGCAGTAGCGCCCGAGCTGGAAACCAGCAGCGAAGATTATCAGCGTATATTACGTTTGCTGAAAGGCGGACAGCCGGTACAACTGGAGGCCGAAATTAAAACTCAGTTTATTACTGATGATTTGCAGGGTTACGATGTTGTTGCCGAAATTCCGGGTACGGATAAAAAACTGAAAAACCAGGTGGTAATGATTGGCGGTCACCTTGATTCATGGCATGCGGCAACCGGCGCTACTGATAACGCGGCCGGCAGCGCGGTAATGTTGGAGGCGATGCGTATATTAAAAGCCATCAACTTTAAACCAAAACGCACCATCCGCATAGCCTTATGGAGCTCGGAAGAGCAGGGTTTATTTGGTTCGCGCGGTTACGTAGCCAACCACTTTGGCGATCCAAAAACCATGGAATTAAAACCGGAACAAGCTAAGCTATCGGCCTATTATAACTTAGATAACGGCACCGGTAAAATCCGCGGCGTTTATTTGCAGGGCGATTCGGCTGCCGCGCCTATTTTCAAGGCATGGTTAGAGCCCTTTAAAGATTTAGGCGCTACCACGCTTACCATCCGAAATACAGGTGGCACGGATCACCTGTCGTTTGATGCGGTTGGCATTCCAGGCTTCCAGTTTATACAGGATGCAATTGACTATGGTACCCGTACCCACCATAGTAACCAGGATACTTATGACAGGTTGATAGAAGATGATTTGAAACAGGCTGCTACCATCGTAGCTTCATTTGTATATCATACTTCGCAACGCGCCGAGATGATTCCGCGTAAAGAATTGCCGAAACCTCAACCGGCAAGGTAA
- a CDS encoding RES family NAD+ phosphorylase, with translation MLIYRIALAKYADKLIASGRAARWNPNEVDMIYTASSRSLACLENVVHRNQLGLIAAFNVMTIEAPDKLKITTLKLDDLRVDWSDFNQMRYTQLIGENWIRERKTAILAVPSSIIEEEFNYLLNPKHEDFGEIKLIRSVPFIFDQRIKQ, from the coding sequence ATGCTGATATACAGGATAGCGCTTGCCAAATACGCGGATAAGCTGATAGCATCGGGCAGGGCCGCACGTTGGAACCCGAACGAAGTGGATATGATCTATACGGCATCAAGCCGGTCGTTAGCCTGCCTTGAAAACGTGGTGCACCGTAACCAGCTGGGGCTTATTGCGGCTTTTAATGTAATGACTATTGAGGCGCCGGATAAACTTAAAATAACTACCCTTAAATTAGATGATCTCCGTGTTGATTGGAGCGATTTTAACCAAATGCGTTATACTCAATTGATAGGCGAAAATTGGATCAGGGAAAGAAAAACGGCTATTTTGGCCGTGCCATCATCAATTATTGAAGAAGAATTTAACTACCTGCTTAACCCTAAACATGAAGATTTTGGGGAGATCAAACTAATCCGGTCGGTACCGTTTATTTTCGACCAGCGGATAAAGCAATAG
- the parS gene encoding type II RES/Xre toxin-antitoxin system antitoxin has protein sequence MEKRKSTTGKTPKPNQYNIEPMVSYVNDFQEPYITIPRYNDDIGLLDRSKKGLEAKSALDFLALSGFTQDEFQETFKTTVKTIQNHVSRQLKLDASLSEKLLKSFALFDSGIEVFGSAQAFQQWLHAPAYGLGNRVPFNLMDTITGIQFIDEELTRIKYGDLA, from the coding sequence ATGGAAAAGCGTAAATCAACCACCGGCAAAACACCAAAACCCAATCAATACAATATTGAGCCTATGGTAAGTTATGTAAATGACTTTCAGGAACCTTACATCACCATACCCCGGTACAATGATGATATCGGCCTGCTCGACAGATCAAAAAAAGGACTTGAAGCTAAAAGCGCTCTTGATTTTCTGGCACTTTCGGGTTTTACGCAGGATGAATTTCAGGAAACTTTTAAAACCACGGTAAAAACCATTCAAAACCACGTTAGCCGCCAGTTAAAGCTTGATGCCTCATTAAGCGAAAAACTGCTTAAATCATTCGCTTTGTTTGATAGCGGTATTGAGGTATTTGGTTCGGCACAGGCTTTTCAGCAATGGCTGCATGCGCCTGCTTATGGGCTCGGCAATCGTGTACCTTTTAATTTGATGGATACGATTACCGGAATTCAGTTTATTGACGAGGAGCTCACCCGCATAAAATACGGCGATCTGGCTTAA
- a CDS encoding MBL fold metallo-hydrolase RNA specificity domain-containing protein: MNITFHGAARNVTGSKHLVRLNDGTGILLDCGMFQGLGEQTEEMNEHFGFNPKKVDHLILSHAHIDHCGLIPRLVAEGFEGNIYCTPATMDLARILLLDSAKIQMQDIEYDNKHRARKGQPLLSPLYTDEDVMEALHLFKIVEYGEEYVINENVKFSFTDAGHILGSAAVHLNILEDVKSSRISFSGDVGRYGDLLLKSPEPFEQADYILLESTYGDSLHKELGPIEDALLDIIKQTCEVKKGKVIIPAFAVGRTQELLYALNGLELKGILPDVHYYVDSPLSEKATQILMNHPEVYNKQVQDVLKTDANPFGFKGLRFIESVEESKALNDDPRPCVIIASSGMAEAGRVKHHIKNNINNQKNTILMVGYAEPNSLGGRLLRGDHEVHIFGEQYEVKAEVRSIRSMSAHGDYDDLLHFVSCQDPALVKTVFLVHGEYEVQHHFAGKLKQKGFQHVEIPYQHQRIDLK, encoded by the coding sequence ATGAATATAACTTTTCATGGCGCTGCCCGTAACGTAACCGGCAGCAAGCATTTAGTTAGGCTTAATGACGGCACCGGCATTTTACTTGATTGCGGCATGTTTCAGGGCCTGGGCGAACAAACCGAAGAAATGAACGAGCATTTTGGTTTTAACCCAAAAAAGGTTGATCACCTGATCCTTTCACACGCACACATTGATCATTGCGGACTTATTCCGCGGCTGGTTGCCGAGGGTTTTGAAGGCAATATTTACTGCACCCCGGCCACAATGGACCTGGCCCGTATCCTGCTACTTGATTCGGCTAAGATCCAGATGCAGGATATTGAATATGACAATAAACACCGTGCCCGTAAAGGCCAGCCACTGCTTAGTCCGCTATATACCGACGAGGACGTGATGGAAGCCCTGCACCTGTTTAAAATTGTAGAATATGGTGAAGAATATGTGATAAACGAAAATGTAAAATTCAGCTTTACCGATGCCGGGCATATTTTGGGCAGTGCAGCGGTGCATCTCAATATTTTGGAGGATGTTAAAAGCTCCCGCATTTCATTTAGCGGTGATGTGGGGCGCTACGGCGATCTGTTATTGAAAAGCCCCGAACCTTTTGAACAGGCCGATTACATTTTGCTCGAATCAACATACGGCGACTCGCTTCACAAAGAACTCGGACCGATTGAAGATGCGCTGCTCGATATTATTAAACAAACCTGCGAGGTTAAAAAAGGAAAGGTGATCATTCCCGCTTTCGCCGTTGGACGTACACAAGAGCTTTTATACGCCTTAAATGGGTTGGAATTGAAGGGTATTTTACCTGATGTTCATTATTATGTAGATAGTCCGTTATCTGAAAAAGCTACCCAGATACTGATGAATCACCCCGAGGTATATAATAAACAAGTACAGGATGTTTTAAAGACGGATGCCAACCCGTTTGGGTTTAAAGGGCTAAGGTTTATTGAAAGCGTAGAAGAATCAAAAGCGTTAAACGATGATCCGCGCCCATGCGTTATTATAGCTTCATCGGGCATGGCCGAGGCCGGGCGGGTAAAACATCATATTAAAAACAATATCAACAACCAAAAAAACACCATTTTAATGGTTGGCTATGCCGAACCAAACTCGTTGGGCGGCCGCCTGCTGCGTGGCGATCATGAAGTACACATTTTTGGTGAACAATACGAGGTTAAGGCCGAAGTACGTTCGATCAGATCGATGAGTGCCCATGGCGATTACGACGACTTACTGCATTTTGTATCCTGCCAGGATCCGGCTTTGGTAAAAACCGTGTTTCTTGTCCATGGCGAATATGAGGTGCAGCATCATTTTGCCGGCAAGCTTAAGCAGAAAGGATTTCAGCATGTAGAAATCCCCTATCAGCACCAACGGATCGATTTAAAATAA
- a CDS encoding BlaI/MecI/CopY family transcriptional regulator gives MEIKELTRAEEQLMQVLWQLKKGYVKDVIDQLPEPKPAYNTVSTIIRILETKGFVGHTAYGKSHEYHPVISKEQYQNFAADKLLNGYFDNSVNRMFSFFVKKEKIDLNEADEIMKLIEKLKEK, from the coding sequence ATGGAAATTAAAGAGTTAACCCGCGCCGAAGAGCAGCTTATGCAGGTGCTTTGGCAATTAAAAAAAGGGTATGTTAAAGACGTTATCGACCAGTTGCCCGAGCCCAAGCCCGCCTACAATACCGTATCAACCATAATCCGGATTTTGGAAACCAAGGGTTTTGTGGGGCATACGGCCTACGGCAAAAGTCACGAGTATCACCCGGTTATCAGCAAAGAGCAGTACCAGAATTTTGCAGCCGATAAATTGTTAAACGGCTATTTTGATAACTCGGTTAACCGCATGTTTTCATTTTTTGTGAAGAAGGAAAAAATCGACCTGAACGAGGCCGATGAGATCATGAAACTGATTGAAAAACTAAAAGAAAAATAA
- a CDS encoding M56 family metallopeptidase, whose protein sequence is MSWWQYLLLVNIYLLLFYGFYMLLLRKETFFQLNRLYLVSAAVLSFMIPVIQANWVQNLFITQQVKYTLYNSPVLVYHFKPIEESPVSIGQILFIIYVAGILFLSGRLIWQLIRLKKVISQPEPPVSYSFFKTVKLNADDEEHAAISTHEEVHARQWHSADVLLVELVMIINWFNPVVYFYRMAIKHIHEFIADRQAIKAGTNKADYAMLLLSQTFHTPTHDLVNPFFNKSMLKARIIMLQKNNSQRIKLIKYGLSAPLFILMMILSSATINNSDAITVINTKADKVFATPASKVTEITIDEPLPAIEDNQVTPADTTEVFTAVENVPEFPGGIEAFGKFLGSNIRYPATAREQKIQGRVIITFIVEKNGALSNEKIVRGITDDLNNEALRVIALSPKWKPGIQNGRPVRVQYSVPINFSLAPDDVATIDTVPGIKGKITSDPVFTSVEQVPEFPGGIEAFGKFLAINLKYPKAARDNNVQGRVIITFIVEKDGSLTDMKVVRGIGSGCDEEAVRVLKLSPAWKCGTQNGHPVKVQYSVPISFKLADDQKEKAGENKTGAVETGNPVSSFSTQVRRDTTKSTVILRDVNGPVQPLYIVDGKVQNSRFVLNSLNPSDIESISVLKDKTGVAIYGEKAANGVVLIVTKAAAKKKAARKND, encoded by the coding sequence ATGAGCTGGTGGCAATATCTGTTGTTGGTAAACATATACCTGTTGCTGTTTTACGGGTTTTATATGCTGTTGTTGCGGAAGGAAACTTTTTTTCAGCTTAACAGGCTTTACCTGGTAAGTGCCGCCGTTCTGTCGTTCATGATCCCTGTTATCCAGGCTAACTGGGTGCAAAACCTGTTTATCACTCAACAGGTAAAATATACTTTGTATAACAGCCCCGTGTTGGTTTATCACTTTAAGCCGATTGAAGAATCGCCGGTGAGCATTGGGCAGATATTGTTTATTATTTATGTTGCTGGGATCCTGTTTTTATCGGGCAGGCTAATCTGGCAGCTTATCAGGCTAAAAAAAGTGATCAGCCAGCCCGAGCCTCCTGTATCTTACTCCTTTTTTAAAACGGTGAAACTTAATGCCGATGATGAAGAACATGCCGCCATCAGCACCCACGAGGAGGTGCACGCCCGTCAATGGCACTCGGCCGATGTGCTTTTGGTTGAGTTGGTGATGATTATCAACTGGTTTAACCCGGTGGTTTATTTTTACCGCATGGCCATTAAACATATCCATGAGTTTATTGCCGACAGGCAGGCCATTAAAGCAGGCACCAATAAGGCCGATTACGCCATGCTGCTTTTAAGCCAAACGTTCCATACGCCAACACATGATTTGGTTAACCCGTTTTTTAACAAAAGTATGCTGAAGGCAAGGATTATAATGTTGCAGAAAAACAATTCGCAGCGCATTAAACTGATCAAATACGGGCTTTCGGCACCTTTGTTTATTTTGATGATGATTTTATCATCGGCTACTATTAATAATAGTGATGCTATTACGGTGATCAATACCAAAGCCGATAAAGTTTTTGCTACCCCGGCCAGTAAGGTAACCGAAATAACAATTGATGAACCACTTCCTGCTATTGAGGATAACCAGGTTACCCCTGCTGATACTACGGAGGTGTTCACTGCTGTTGAGAACGTGCCTGAGTTTCCGGGCGGGATTGAAGCCTTTGGCAAATTTTTAGGCTCAAACATCAGGTACCCTGCAACCGCCCGCGAACAAAAGATCCAGGGCCGGGTGATCATCACTTTTATTGTTGAAAAAAACGGCGCTCTGTCAAACGAGAAAATTGTAAGGGGTATTACCGATGATTTGAATAACGAAGCGCTGCGTGTTATAGCGTTATCACCAAAATGGAAACCGGGTATACAAAACGGGAGGCCGGTTAGGGTGCAATATTCTGTACCTATCAATTTTTCGCTGGCCCCGGATGATGTAGCTACAATTGATACGGTGCCGGGCATTAAAGGAAAAATTACATCTGATCCTGTTTTTACCTCTGTAGAACAGGTGCCGGAGTTTCCGGGTGGTATAGAAGCCTTCGGCAAGTTTTTGGCAATCAATCTTAAGTATCCCAAAGCCGCTCGCGATAACAACGTGCAGGGCCGGGTAATTATTACTTTTATAGTTGAAAAGGACGGCTCGTTAACTGATATGAAGGTTGTTAGAGGAATTGGTTCCGGCTGCGATGAAGAAGCGGTGCGGGTGCTGAAACTTTCGCCTGCCTGGAAATGCGGCACACAAAACGGACATCCAGTTAAAGTGCAGTACAGCGTGCCGATAAGTTTTAAGCTGGCCGATGATCAAAAAGAAAAAGCCGGAGAAAATAAAACCGGCGCGGTTGAAACAGGTAACCCCGTCTCGTCATTTTCTACACAGGTGCGCCGGGATACAACCAAATCAACCGTTATACTCAGAGATGTTAACGGACCTGTGCAACCGTTGTATATTGTTGACGGAAAAGTGCAAAATAGCCGCTTTGTTTTAAACTCGCTTAATCCATCTGATATCGAAAGCATCAGCGTGTTAAAGGATAAAACGGGAGTTGCAATTTACGGCGAGAAAGCCGCGAATGGCGTAGTATTGATTGTTACCAAGGCTGCTGCTAAAAAGAAAGCTGCCCGGAAAAATGACTAA
- a CDS encoding class I SAM-dependent methyltransferase, which produces MKGNDRLYPSIFHTRYIVLSQLRDKTIEIIKQLTADNKTLLLADFGCGDMPYRELIDPLVGKYLGIDLEMNPKAEHHIGFDSKTTLPDNYCDIVLSNQVLEHVDTPSGYLQEALRILKPGGTAIITTHGHWFYHPTPNDYWRWTSAGLRKTIEAENFKISMFYGILGLSASGLQLFQDGIAVKLPKFLIPPFALVMQAMIGLFNKINTQAQRDRDGAIYVIVAQKPL; this is translated from the coding sequence ATGAAAGGTAACGACCGGTTATACCCCTCCATTTTTCACACGCGCTACATAGTCCTTTCGCAACTGAGGGATAAAACAATCGAAATAATAAAGCAGCTCACCGCAGATAATAAAACGCTTTTACTGGCCGATTTTGGCTGCGGCGACATGCCCTACCGCGAACTCATTGATCCGCTGGTGGGTAAATACCTGGGTATCGACCTGGAAATGAACCCCAAAGCCGAGCACCATATAGGCTTTGACAGTAAAACAACATTGCCCGATAATTATTGTGATATTGTATTAAGCAACCAGGTACTGGAGCATGTTGATACGCCCTCAGGCTATCTTCAGGAAGCTTTGCGTATTTTAAAACCCGGCGGAACGGCTATCATCACCACCCATGGCCATTGGTTTTATCACCCAACACCTAACGACTACTGGCGTTGGACAAGCGCAGGTTTACGTAAAACCATCGAGGCTGAAAATTTTAAGATCAGCATGTTTTATGGCATTTTAGGTTTATCTGCAAGTGGTTTGCAATTGTTTCAGGATGGTATTGCCGTTAAACTGCCTAAATTTTTAATTCCGCCTTTTGCGCTGGTAATGCAGGCCATGATAGGGTTATTTAATAAAATAAATACCCAGGCGCAACGTGACCGCGACGGTGCTATCTATGTAATAGTTGCCCAAAAGCCCCTTTAA
- a CDS encoding class I SAM-dependent methyltransferase — MTENPNRENVVSYYDEHVKNKLNDYIVVNPRIEYGWETIKRFTPSKPARILEVGCGMGNICSRMRKYWPDAVITGIDISTMSIQIAQKLFGDSKLNFKESILTPDTFNEQFDLIIFMDVYEHIAVTDRPAVHAALAKILRDKGRIILTVPTPANLKWSLVNKPETMQPVDEHISFDVIGKLAADTGTEVILYELKNVWNVGDYAHIVLEKNSDFEAAFFHPKPVTASQRSRRIFNKAIYKLGSFFRRGFVRKKLG; from the coding sequence ATGACTGAAAATCCGAACCGCGAAAATGTAGTGTCTTATTATGATGAGCACGTTAAAAACAAGCTTAATGATTACATTGTAGTAAACCCGCGTATTGAATATGGATGGGAAACCATTAAGCGTTTTACGCCTTCAAAACCGGCGCGCATTTTAGAGGTAGGCTGCGGAATGGGTAATATCTGCTCGCGCATGCGTAAGTATTGGCCGGATGCTGTTATTACAGGCATCGATATAAGCACCATGTCTATCCAGATAGCCCAAAAGCTTTTTGGCGATAGTAAACTGAATTTTAAGGAAAGCATCCTTACCCCCGATACTTTTAACGAACAGTTTGATCTCATCATATTTATGGATGTGTATGAGCATATTGCAGTTACCGACAGGCCTGCTGTTCATGCGGCATTGGCCAAAATATTACGCGATAAGGGGCGGATTATTTTAACCGTGCCAACCCCGGCAAACCTCAAATGGTCGTTAGTTAACAAGCCCGAAACTATGCAGCCTGTTGATGAGCATATCTCATTTGATGTGATTGGTAAGCTGGCGGCAGATACCGGCACCGAGGTTATTTTGTACGAACTGAAAAATGTATGGAATGTTGGCGACTATGCCCATATCGTACTGGAAAAAAACAGCGATTTTGAAGCCGCTTTCTTTCATCCCAAACCGGTAACCGCATCGCAGCGCAGCCGCAGGATCTTTAATAAGGCCATATACAAATTAGGCAGTTTCTTCCGCAGGGGATTTGTTCGTAAAAAGTTAGGCTGA
- a CDS encoding glycosyltransferase: MDQAYNLCIIKPNKSAFSETFIQMHIYRLGGNKKVLYGGAFPVYDHEDKTLIRSKLGLLLYLIQKRVFRQKKIGIRTRALKNYLTENKIDAVFAEYGMVGASVTEACKLAGVPLVIHFHGADVFHRDTVAAYADLYQGAFKYASAFIAVSGEMAETLKQMGAPADKVYTASCGVDTSAFPLLDISASARDFLFVGRFVEKKSPQSLVRAFKIVHEKYPDAGLWMAGTGPLFDETKNLIIQLDLQGAITLTGVLKSDEIRALMAKMRAFVQHSVTAANGDKEGTPVTVLEASSSGLPVVSTRHSGIKEAVVDGETGFLVDEYDIEGMAKKMMILADDTHLAAKMGNAARWHMINNYDINLRINLLDRIIQNSISK, from the coding sequence ATGGATCAGGCATATAACTTATGTATCATCAAGCCCAATAAATCTGCATTTTCCGAAACCTTTATACAAATGCATATCTACCGCCTTGGCGGTAACAAAAAGGTGCTTTATGGCGGCGCTTTCCCGGTTTATGATCATGAAGATAAAACCCTGATCCGTTCAAAACTGGGTTTGCTGCTTTATCTTATCCAAAAAAGAGTTTTTAGGCAAAAAAAAATCGGCATCCGTACACGTGCATTAAAAAATTATCTCACAGAAAATAAAATAGACGCTGTATTTGCCGAGTACGGAATGGTGGGGGCATCTGTTACCGAGGCCTGCAAACTTGCCGGGGTACCTTTAGTGATCCATTTTCACGGCGCTGATGTATTTCATCGTGATACGGTTGCCGCTTATGCCGATTTGTACCAGGGTGCTTTTAAATACGCAAGCGCATTTATAGCAGTATCGGGCGAAATGGCCGAAACGCTCAAGCAAATGGGGGCACCGGCAGATAAAGTGTATACTGCATCATGCGGAGTTGATACATCGGCTTTTCCCTTGCTTGATATTTCGGCTTCGGCACGTGATTTTTTGTTTGTGGGGCGTTTTGTCGAAAAGAAATCTCCTCAATCATTGGTCCGTGCATTCAAAATCGTTCACGAAAAATATCCCGATGCCGGACTGTGGATGGCCGGTACAGGACCGTTGTTTGATGAAACTAAAAATCTAATAATCCAACTGGATCTTCAGGGTGCCATTACCCTAACCGGTGTGCTGAAATCTGATGAAATAAGAGCTTTAATGGCTAAGATGCGGGCTTTTGTGCAACACTCGGTAACCGCCGCCAATGGCGATAAGGAAGGTACGCCGGTAACCGTGCTCGAAGCTTCATCTTCGGGTTTGCCTGTAGTTTCAACCCGCCACTCCGGCATTAAGGAAGCTGTTGTTGATGGCGAAACCGGTTTTTTGGTTGATGAATATGATATTGAAGGCATGGCCAAAAAAATGATGATATTAGCCGATGATACGCACCTGGCGGCAAAAATGGGT